In one window of Musa acuminata AAA Group cultivar baxijiao chromosome BXJ3-2, Cavendish_Baxijiao_AAA, whole genome shotgun sequence DNA:
- the LOC135630782 gene encoding uncharacterized protein LOC135630782, with translation MEDETNAKKEEEEFNTGPLSVLMMSVKNNTQVLINCRNNKKLLGRVRAFDRHCNMVLENVREMWTEIPKTGKGKKKALPVNKDRFISKMFLRGDSVIIVLRNPK, from the exons ATGGAGGATGAAACTAAT gccaagaaagaagaggaggaattcAACACAGGACCTCTCTCTGTTCTGATGATGAGTGTCAAAAATAATACACAG GTGCTTATCAATTGCAGGAACAACAAGAAGCTACTTGGCCGTGTAAGAGCTTTTGATCGCCACTGTAACATGGTTCTTGAAAATGTTAGGGAAATGTGGACCGAG ATACCCAAGACAGGCAAgggaaagaagaaagcacttccaGTCAACAAGGATAGATTCATCAGTAAGATGTTCCTTCGAGGGGACTCTGTCATCATTGTACTCAGGAATCCCAAGTGA